In the genome of Blastopirellula retiformator, the window TCACGCCGGGCCAGTTTCGACGCGGCCGCTTCGTCCAAGACGACGACCACCTCGCGGTGCAGTTGCAACGCGCTGGCGGTGACCTGGGCGGTGACCGGACCTTCGACCGTGGCGGCGATCGCTTCGGCCTTGTTTTCGCCAAAGGCGAGCAGCAGACAGCGGCGCGATTCGAGAATCGTACCGACACCCATCGTGATCGCCAGTTTGGGGACCGCTTTCTCGCTGCCGAAGAACCGGGCGTTGTCGCGGACCGTCTCTGGCGCCAGCGTTTTCAAACGGGTTCGGCTGCCGAGCGACGAGCCTGGTTCGTTGAAGGCGATGTGACCATCGGTGCCGATGCCCAGGACTTGCAGTTCGATTCCGCCGGCGTCTTCGATCAGCTGTTCGTATCGTTCGCCATACTTCTCGAAATCGAGCGCCCGGCCGTCGGGGACGTTGGTGTTGCGGACATCGACGTTGATGTGGTCGAACAGGTTCTTCTGCATGAAATAGCGATAGCTTTGCTCATGCGAGGGGGGAAGTCCGACGTACTCGTCGAGGTTGAAGGTGGTAACGCGGGAGAAGTCGAGCCCTTCCTCTTGATGCATTCGGATTAGTTCGCCGTACAGCTTCAGCGGGGTGCCGCCGGTTGCTAGCCCCAAGGTGCAGACCGGTTTTTGGCGAACCAGGCGGGCCACCATCTGGGCGGCTCGGCGGCTGGCGGCTTCAGGGGTCGATTCGATGATGACGCGCACTGGGAAAACTCCTAGCGTGTGGGGCGAACAAGGCTGACGCCGCGACTTGGCGGCGGATCCCCGCCCTGACGCCGATCGGCGAGCAAAGCGAGAACTTTGATAATACGCGCTGGATGGGGCAAACAAAAGAGACTGCAAAAACCCGACAACATTCGGCGCAGAATTCATCTGGCGATCAAACCCCGCTGCTGTCTATAATCGCCCGCCCAAGGAACGCGCAGGCCAAAACAAGGAGGTTTCGACCATGCGATCGATCGCAGTACTCAATCAAAAGGGTGGCGTTGGTAAAACGACGACCGCCGTCAATCTCGCCGCTGGTTTGGCTCGTGCTGGAATGCGCGTTTGCGTGATCGATCTCGATCCGCAGGCTCACGCCTCGTTGCATCTGGGATTGGGCGTCGCCAGTGGACACGAATCGGTATATGAAGTTTTGGTTGGGGATGCGTCCTTGGCCGACGTCCGCAAGCAAGTCGCCGAGAACCTATGGGTGATTCCGGCCCATCTCGACCTGGCCGCCGCCGAAATGGAACTGGCCGGCGAAGTGGGTCGTGAGGTGATCCTGTGCGACAAGCTGGAAGCGGACGACATGGAGTTCGACTACCTGATTGTCGACTGTCCGCCGAGCCTGGGCGTATTGACGCTCAACGCGTTGGCCGCGGTGACCGAAGTC includes:
- a CDS encoding ParA family protein; its protein translation is MRSIAVLNQKGGVGKTTTAVNLAAGLARAGMRVCVIDLDPQAHASLHLGLGVASGHESVYEVLVGDASLADVRKQVAENLWVIPAHLDLAAAEMELAGEVGREVILCDKLEADDMEFDYLIVDCPPSLGVLTLNALAAVTEVFLPLQPHFLALHGLSKLLRTVDIVARRINNNLRLTGVVLCLFEKSTRLAGEVAGDVDQFFGNGAGANTAWADAKVFRTRIRRNIRLAEAPSFGQAIFEYDGDSNGAEDYANLAREVLGLAVANAEQPKLAGAA
- the nagB gene encoding glucosamine-6-phosphate deaminase, producing the protein MRVIIESTPEAASRRAAQMVARLVRQKPVCTLGLATGGTPLKLYGELIRMHQEEGLDFSRVTTFNLDEYVGLPPSHEQSYRYFMQKNLFDHINVDVRNTNVPDGRALDFEKYGERYEQLIEDAGGIELQVLGIGTDGHIAFNEPGSSLGSRTRLKTLAPETVRDNARFFGSEKAVPKLAITMGVGTILESRRCLLLAFGENKAEAIAATVEGPVTAQVTASALQLHREVVVVLDEAAASKLARREYYEEVENAHRMLETGKLPWIEEA